The following coding sequences are from one Pseudonocardia sp. HH130630-07 window:
- a CDS encoding D-arabinono-1,4-lactone oxidase: MSTDAPATGPRRTDRPLDEAGVATAIRRAAERGTTVRPTGAGGRAPGPLVRTDEVLLDASALTGVARIGGAAGSGDEDTVRVRAGETLADLCTALAASGRALATVPDPPRATIAGAIGLGMTGGVPRGTSLSDQVRAVRLVDGRGTVREVTGGPELDAVRCGLGAFGVVTSVELRTVPLQRLRVGEEQTRVDDVLADDLFSAYAWTECDVAVHTGQAVLRWAEPETPETAGAAAEPPERAGWGQAVSRLASSWWQSRSSWPPPQRWTPGTVGPPHQVLPDPQPWDPDLAEWAVPRAALGSVLRELGAAAAARGHELRPVRVRTGAAETGLLHPASGRDTAYLRIRARGPAEEPLRRLACAVLEDADGRPCWTTRHEWGPDELAVAYPGWAAFAEVRDRFDPDRRFTDPYLSAVLGP; this comes from the coding sequence CCGCCGAACGGGGCACCACGGTGCGGCCGACCGGCGCCGGGGGCCGGGCGCCGGGGCCACTCGTCCGTACCGACGAGGTGTTGCTGGACGCCTCGGCACTGACCGGCGTCGCCCGGATCGGTGGCGCGGCGGGTTCCGGCGACGAGGACACCGTCCGGGTCCGCGCCGGGGAGACGCTCGCGGACCTGTGCACCGCGCTCGCCGCGTCCGGCCGGGCGCTCGCGACCGTCCCGGACCCGCCGCGCGCGACGATCGCCGGGGCGATCGGCCTCGGCATGACCGGCGGCGTACCGCGCGGCACCTCGCTGTCGGACCAGGTCCGCGCGGTCCGGCTGGTCGACGGGCGCGGGACCGTGCGGGAGGTCACCGGCGGCCCGGAGCTCGACGCCGTCCGGTGCGGGCTCGGCGCGTTCGGCGTCGTCACCTCGGTGGAGCTGCGCACCGTGCCGCTGCAGCGGCTGCGGGTGGGCGAGGAGCAGACCCGGGTCGACGACGTCCTCGCCGACGACCTGTTCTCCGCCTACGCCTGGACCGAGTGCGACGTCGCCGTCCACACCGGGCAGGCGGTCCTGCGCTGGGCCGAGCCCGAGACCCCCGAGACCGCGGGCGCCGCGGCCGAGCCGCCGGAACGGGCCGGCTGGGGGCAGGCCGTGTCCCGGCTCGCGTCCTCCTGGTGGCAGTCGCGGTCGTCCTGGCCGCCGCCCCAGCGCTGGACGCCCGGGACGGTCGGCCCGCCGCACCAGGTCCTGCCCGACCCGCAGCCGTGGGACCCGGACCTCGCCGAGTGGGCGGTGCCGCGGGCCGCGCTCGGGTCGGTGCTGCGTGAGCTGGGTGCCGCGGCGGCCGCCCGCGGGCACGAGCTGCGGCCGGTGCGGGTGCGCACCGGCGCGGCGGAGACCGGGCTGCTGCACCCGGCGTCCGGGCGGGACACCGCGTACCTGCGGATCCGTGCCCGCGGGCCGGCGGAGGAGCCGCTGCGCCGTCTTGCCTGCGCGGTGCTGGAGGACGCGGACGGCCGCCCCTGCTGGACGACCCGGCACGAGTGGGGACCGGACGAGCTCGCCGTCGCCTACCCGGGCTGGGCCGCGTTCGCCGAGGTCCGGGACCGGTTCGACCCGGACCGCCGGTTCACCGACCCCTACCTGTCGGCGGTGCTCGGCCCCTGA
- a CDS encoding amidohydrolase family protein: protein MSTLQRLTAPVALSCAPGFPVVRDAVLDVDETGRIAWFGPAVDAPATDAVVRPLPGLLMPGLVNTHCHTPMSLLRGMGGDLPLMPWLTDVMWPAEGLLTESDVHAGMLAGCLDLLRTGCTTSVEMYFFTDALADAVRTAGSRAVLTPGIIAAPGWDRLGSWEQMRDDVSARIDAHGLQPGADGRIELGYGPHSAYTLPAGALESVAAAARERGALVHTHVAESRGEDADVRAAHGSVPAMLDAGGALGGRFLAAHSVHLSDDDVATYARHGVAVAHCPGSNAKLAAGTARLLDLRRAGVAVGLGTDGPASCDDMDLWQQARLAGLLARVGADDAAALTAADALLLGTADAAHAIGRDDLGVLEAGRWADVVHVDTEDSAFVAPEDDAQLVSNLVWAGGSRLVRDVWVGGEQVVSGGEPTMTDRRESLTAVRGISARLRAALGQGPSTADR, encoded by the coding sequence GTGAGCACACTGCAACGGCTGACCGCGCCGGTCGCGCTGAGCTGCGCACCCGGCTTCCCGGTCGTCCGCGACGCCGTGCTCGACGTCGACGAGACCGGGCGCATCGCCTGGTTCGGGCCGGCCGTCGACGCGCCGGCGACCGACGCCGTCGTCCGGCCGCTGCCGGGGCTGCTCATGCCCGGCCTGGTCAACACGCACTGCCACACCCCGATGTCGCTACTGCGCGGGATGGGCGGCGACCTGCCGCTGATGCCGTGGCTGACCGACGTCATGTGGCCGGCCGAGGGCCTGCTCACCGAGTCCGACGTGCACGCCGGGATGCTGGCCGGCTGCCTGGACCTGCTGCGGACCGGGTGCACCACCAGCGTCGAGATGTACTTCTTCACCGACGCGCTGGCCGACGCCGTCCGTACCGCGGGCTCGCGGGCGGTGCTGACGCCGGGGATCATCGCCGCGCCGGGCTGGGACCGGCTGGGCAGCTGGGAGCAGATGCGCGACGACGTGTCCGCCCGGATCGACGCGCACGGCCTGCAGCCCGGCGCCGACGGCCGGATCGAGCTGGGCTACGGCCCGCACTCGGCGTACACGCTGCCGGCGGGCGCGCTGGAGTCGGTGGCCGCCGCCGCCCGGGAGCGCGGCGCGCTGGTGCACACCCACGTCGCGGAGTCCCGCGGCGAGGACGCCGACGTCCGCGCGGCGCACGGGTCGGTCCCGGCCATGCTCGACGCCGGCGGGGCGCTGGGCGGCCGGTTCCTGGCCGCGCACTCGGTGCACCTGTCCGACGACGACGTCGCCACCTACGCCCGGCACGGCGTCGCCGTCGCGCACTGCCCCGGCTCGAACGCCAAGCTCGCCGCCGGCACCGCCCGGCTGCTGGACCTGCGCCGGGCCGGGGTCGCGGTGGGGCTGGGGACCGACGGGCCGGCGTCCTGCGACGACATGGACCTCTGGCAGCAGGCCCGGCTGGCCGGCCTGCTGGCCCGGGTCGGCGCCGACGACGCGGCCGCGCTCACCGCGGCCGACGCGCTGCTGCTGGGCACCGCGGACGCGGCACACGCGATCGGCCGGGACGACCTGGGCGTGCTGGAGGCCGGCCGGTGGGCCGACGTCGTGCACGTCGACACCGAGGACTCGGCGTTCGTGGCCCCCGAGGACGACGCCCAGCTCGTGTCCAACCTCGTGTGGGCCGGCGGCTCCCGGCTGGTGCGTGACGTGTGGGTGGGCGGCGAGCAGGTCGTCTCCGGCGGCGAGCCGACCATGACCGACCGCCGGGAGTCCCTGACCGCGGTCCGCGGCATCTCGGCCCGGCTGCGCGCCGCGCTCGGTCAGGGGCCGAGCACCGCCGACAGGTAG
- a CDS encoding NYN domain-containing protein encodes MNSGTGHQGRGVPTGPAERVLLVWDAPNMDMSLGSLLGARPTSAYRPRFDAVGRWLLDLAGTEAEAEACVFTNVAPGSIEIVRPWVEALRNVGFAVFAKPKTSDDSDVDDDMLAHIDLRSGEGRLRHVVVASGDGRAFKEPLEKLVEGGTDVTVIGFREYAGFAQASEVISFLDLEDMDGVFREPLPRVSLDTLPDEGAWLPPFRSLRSLLERR; translated from the coding sequence ATGAACAGCGGCACGGGGCACCAGGGACGAGGCGTCCCCACGGGCCCGGCGGAGCGGGTCCTGCTCGTCTGGGACGCCCCGAACATGGACATGAGCCTCGGGTCGCTGCTGGGCGCGCGACCGACGTCGGCGTACCGGCCGCGGTTCGACGCCGTCGGCCGCTGGCTGCTCGACCTCGCCGGTACCGAGGCCGAGGCCGAGGCGTGCGTGTTCACCAACGTCGCACCGGGCAGCATCGAGATCGTCCGGCCGTGGGTCGAGGCGCTGCGCAACGTCGGTTTCGCCGTCTTCGCCAAGCCCAAGACCAGCGACGACTCCGACGTCGACGACGACATGCTCGCCCACATCGACCTCCGCTCCGGCGAGGGCAGGCTGCGGCACGTGGTGGTCGCCTCCGGCGACGGCCGGGCGTTCAAGGAGCCGCTGGAGAAGCTCGTCGAGGGCGGCACCGACGTCACGGTCATCGGGTTCCGCGAGTACGCCGGGTTCGCGCAGGCCTCCGAGGTCATCTCGTTCCTCGATCTCGAGGACATGGACGGCGTGTTCCGCGAGCCGCTGCCGCGCGTCTCGCTCGACACGCTGCCCGACGAGGGCGCCTGGCTGCCGCCGTTCCGCTCGCTGCGTTCGCTGCTCGAGCGCCGGTGA
- the paaI gene encoding hydroxyphenylacetyl-CoA thioesterase PaaI: protein MRATDRAARAAGVTVTDVGPGRAVATMTVGPDHANGHGVCHGGYLFLLADAAMAYACNAHGVSTLATGADIAFLRPARAGEVLSAEAVERSLAGRSGLYDVTVRTGDGTAVAEFRGRTRQVPGLAPPPPA from the coding sequence ATGCGGGCCACCGATCGGGCAGCCCGGGCGGCGGGGGTGACGGTCACCGACGTCGGACCCGGCCGGGCGGTGGCGACGATGACGGTGGGCCCGGACCACGCCAACGGGCACGGTGTGTGTCACGGCGGGTACCTGTTCCTGCTGGCCGACGCGGCCATGGCCTATGCCTGCAACGCGCACGGCGTCTCCACGCTGGCGACCGGCGCGGACATCGCGTTCCTGCGCCCGGCCCGCGCCGGTGAGGTGCTGAGCGCGGAGGCGGTCGAGCGGTCGCTGGCCGGGCGCTCCGGGCTCTACGACGTCACGGTCAGGACCGGCGACGGGACCGCCGTCGCCGAGTTCCGCGGCCGCACCCGCCAGGTCCCGGGGCTGGCGCCGCCGCCACCGGCGTGA
- a CDS encoding nitric oxide synthase oxygenase, which translates to MDPAAAEEFLRQFHAETEPGEPLADRLRAVRSEIDRTGTYRQTTAELTFGARIAWRNSARCIGRLYWQSLQVRDLRNLHDAADVAQESVAHLRSATRGGRIRSTMTVFAPDTPARPGPRIRNDQLIRYAGHRNPDGSVTGDPSQVAFTDHVASMGWPRPQPAGRFDVLPLLITGPDGRPRLFDVPPDAVYEVPLRHPEHPWFARLGLRWHAVPAISNMPLEIGGITYPAAPFNGWYLDTEIGARNLADPDRYDLLPEIATRLGLDTRSIRTMWKDRAMVELVRAVTFSFDADGVTMADHHTESERFLRHLEKEEAAGRSCPTDWSWIVPPMSGSQTPVFHRYYDEPDPELRPAFLEPHGF; encoded by the coding sequence GTGGACCCCGCCGCGGCCGAGGAGTTCCTCCGCCAGTTCCACGCCGAGACCGAGCCCGGCGAGCCGCTGGCCGACCGGCTCCGCGCGGTCCGTTCCGAGATCGACCGCACCGGCACCTACCGCCAGACGACGGCGGAGCTCACCTTCGGCGCCCGGATCGCCTGGCGGAACTCGGCGCGCTGCATCGGGCGCCTGTACTGGCAGTCGCTGCAGGTCCGGGACCTGCGCAACCTGCACGACGCGGCGGACGTGGCCCAGGAGAGCGTCGCGCACCTGCGCTCGGCCACCCGGGGCGGCCGGATCCGTTCGACGATGACGGTCTTCGCCCCGGACACCCCCGCCCGGCCGGGTCCCCGGATCCGCAACGACCAGCTGATCCGGTACGCGGGCCACCGCAACCCGGACGGGTCGGTCACCGGCGACCCGTCGCAGGTCGCCTTCACCGACCACGTCGCGTCGATGGGCTGGCCGCGCCCGCAGCCGGCCGGACGGTTCGACGTCCTGCCGCTGCTGATCACCGGCCCGGACGGGCGGCCCCGGCTGTTCGACGTCCCGCCGGACGCCGTCTACGAGGTACCGCTGCGCCACCCCGAGCACCCGTGGTTCGCCCGCCTCGGGCTGCGCTGGCACGCCGTCCCGGCGATCAGCAACATGCCGCTGGAGATCGGCGGGATCACCTACCCGGCCGCACCGTTCAACGGCTGGTACCTCGACACCGAGATCGGCGCGCGCAACCTCGCCGACCCAGACCGCTACGACCTGCTGCCGGAGATCGCCACCCGGCTCGGCCTCGACACCCGCTCGATCCGCACCATGTGGAAGGACCGGGCGATGGTCGAGCTGGTCCGCGCCGTGACGTTCTCCTTCGACGCGGACGGCGTCACCATGGCCGATCACCACACCGAGTCCGAGCGGTTCCTGCGGCACCTGGAGAAGGAGGAGGCCGCGGGGCGCAGCTGCCCGACGGACTGGAGCTGGATCGTCCCGCCGATGTCCGGCTCACAGACCCCGGTCTTTCACCGCTACTACGACGAGCCGGACCCGGAGCTGCGCCCGGCGTTCCTGGAGCCGCACGGCTTCTGA
- the trmB gene encoding tRNA (guanosine(46)-N7)-methyltransferase TrmB, with translation MPDVADRRIRSYVHQRVRLSDGQESAWRRLWPVWGAEVDEIVGSARSGGWDPRAAFDRDAPVVLEIGSGMGETSALLAAAEPETDHLAVEVYEPGLAQLLMRIEQAGLTNQRLLRGDAVELLTHAIAPRTLDGLRIFFPDPWPKRRHHKRRLIQPEFVRLAASRLVPGGVLHLATDWPHYAEQMRRVVSAEPALRPDPGFPPGPDGWQERPAMRPVTKFEDRAHEEGRPVRDLICVADHTNASDELRTVTDYGRDIPRDDPPVE, from the coding sequence GTGCCTGACGTCGCCGACCGGCGGATCCGCTCCTACGTCCACCAGCGCGTCCGGCTCTCCGACGGCCAGGAGTCGGCCTGGCGCCGGCTGTGGCCGGTCTGGGGGGCCGAGGTCGACGAGATCGTCGGGAGCGCCCGGTCCGGCGGGTGGGATCCCCGTGCCGCGTTCGACCGGGACGCCCCGGTGGTCCTCGAGATCGGTTCCGGCATGGGGGAGACCTCCGCGCTGCTCGCCGCGGCCGAGCCGGAGACCGACCATCTCGCGGTCGAGGTCTACGAGCCGGGCCTGGCCCAGCTGCTGATGCGGATCGAGCAGGCCGGCCTGACGAACCAGCGGCTGCTCCGCGGCGACGCGGTCGAGCTGCTGACCCACGCGATCGCCCCGCGGACGCTGGACGGGCTGCGGATCTTCTTTCCGGACCCGTGGCCGAAGCGGCGGCACCACAAGCGCCGGCTGATCCAGCCGGAGTTCGTCCGGCTGGCCGCCTCCCGGCTCGTCCCGGGTGGTGTCCTGCACCTGGCGACGGACTGGCCGCACTACGCGGAGCAGATGCGCCGGGTCGTCTCGGCCGAGCCGGCACTGCGCCCGGACCCGGGGTTCCCGCCCGGCCCGGACGGCTGGCAGGAGCGGCCGGCCATGCGTCCGGTGACGAAGTTCGAGGACCGGGCCCACGAGGAGGGCCGCCCGGTCCGCGATCTGATCTGTGTGGCTGATCACACGAATGCTTCAGATGAGTTACGGACAGTAACCGACTACGGTCGAGACATCCCCCGAGATGACCCCCCGGTCGAGTGA
- a CDS encoding glycosyltransferase family 2 protein, whose translation MSVLPTASVVVCIYTEKRWFDIKAAVESVEAQEVRPVETIVVVDHNERLRERAEEEFGPRGVVVVANERAQGLSGARNTAVELASGEVVVFLDDDAAARPGWLGALLAPYADPDVIGVGGIAHPRWPDGRPRTLPGAVPGDRDATGELDWVVGCTYTGQPTERAEMRNLMGCNMSLRAEVFKRVGGFAEDMGRIGKNPLGCEETELCIRARQAYVADGRSPRILFEPKAAIDHRVSDDRVSWKYLLRRGWAEGISKAAVSRVVGTGDSLSAESSYTMKVLPKGVLREARERNPASAAAIVACFGVTAAGYVRGRLPGATAHVRLPAADPNRPGA comes from the coding sequence GTGAGCGTCCTGCCGACGGCCAGCGTCGTCGTGTGCATCTACACCGAGAAGCGCTGGTTCGACATCAAGGCGGCCGTCGAGTCGGTCGAGGCCCAGGAGGTCCGGCCGGTCGAGACGATCGTCGTCGTCGACCACAACGAGCGCCTGCGTGAGCGCGCCGAGGAGGAGTTCGGCCCGCGCGGCGTGGTCGTGGTCGCCAACGAGCGCGCCCAGGGCCTGTCCGGGGCCCGCAACACCGCCGTCGAGCTCGCCTCCGGCGAGGTCGTCGTCTTCCTCGACGACGACGCCGCGGCCCGGCCGGGCTGGCTGGGTGCGCTCCTCGCGCCCTACGCCGACCCGGACGTCATCGGGGTCGGCGGCATCGCCCACCCGAGGTGGCCGGACGGACGGCCGCGCACGCTGCCCGGCGCCGTGCCCGGTGACCGGGACGCGACCGGCGAGCTGGACTGGGTCGTCGGGTGCACCTACACCGGCCAGCCCACCGAGCGCGCCGAGATGCGCAACCTCATGGGCTGCAACATGTCGCTGCGCGCCGAGGTGTTCAAGCGCGTCGGCGGGTTCGCCGAGGACATGGGCCGGATCGGCAAGAACCCGCTGGGCTGCGAGGAGACCGAGCTCTGCATCCGCGCCCGGCAGGCCTACGTCGCCGACGGTCGGTCGCCGCGGATCCTGTTCGAGCCGAAGGCCGCCATCGACCACCGGGTCTCCGACGACCGCGTCTCCTGGAAGTACCTGCTGCGCCGCGGCTGGGCCGAGGGGATCTCGAAGGCCGCCGTGTCCCGCGTCGTCGGGACCGGGGACTCGCTGTCCGCGGAGAGCAGCTACACGATGAAGGTGCTGCCGAAGGGCGTCCTGCGGGAGGCCCGGGAGCGCAACCCCGCGTCGGCCGCCGCGATCGTCGCCTGCTTCGGGGTCACCGCGGCCGGCTACGTCCGCGGACGGCTGCCCGGTGCCACCGCCCACGTGCGCCTGCCCGCCGCCGACCCGAACCGCCCCGGTGCCTGA
- a CDS encoding glycosyltransferase family 2 protein, with the protein MSAVTPARPATPESSAPARPGQQHGAGAAQPTFPANPARTGGVPHAPQPEGPEGFRRPRPRPAPRRSANPAVSVIVPTRNEARNLEIVLPAIAAVRPAVHEVIVVDGNSTDNTVAVARRTLPWARVITQTRKGKGNAMACGFTAATGDVIVMFDADGSADPNEIPAFVNALVEGADFAKGSRFCKGGGSDDITLLRKSGNAGLNTVANRLFGTRYSDLCYGYNAFWADLVPQLELPDPAAPQPEDGAMLWGDGFEIETVLNCRVAAADLKITEVPSVERERMFGETNLRTFADGTRVLRTLMSEHRRMEQRRKASGYAR; encoded by the coding sequence GTGAGCGCCGTTACGCCCGCCCGCCCGGCCACGCCCGAGTCGAGCGCGCCCGCGCGCCCCGGACAGCAGCACGGAGCCGGGGCGGCACAGCCGACGTTCCCGGCCAACCCGGCCCGGACCGGTGGCGTTCCGCACGCCCCGCAGCCGGAGGGCCCCGAGGGCTTCCGGCGCCCGCGGCCCCGTCCGGCCCCCCGCCGTAGCGCGAACCCCGCCGTGTCGGTGATCGTCCCGACCCGCAACGAGGCCCGGAACCTGGAGATCGTGCTGCCGGCGATCGCCGCGGTGCGGCCCGCCGTGCACGAGGTCATCGTCGTCGACGGCAACTCGACCGACAACACGGTCGCGGTCGCCCGCCGGACCCTGCCCTGGGCCCGCGTCATCACCCAGACCCGCAAGGGCAAGGGCAACGCGATGGCCTGCGGTTTCACCGCGGCGACCGGCGACGTCATCGTCATGTTCGACGCCGACGGCTCGGCCGACCCGAACGAGATCCCGGCCTTCGTGAACGCCCTGGTCGAGGGCGCCGACTTCGCGAAGGGCAGCCGGTTCTGCAAGGGCGGCGGGTCCGACGACATCACCCTGCTGCGCAAGTCGGGCAACGCCGGACTGAACACCGTCGCGAACCGGCTGTTCGGCACCCGGTACTCGGACCTCTGCTACGGCTACAACGCGTTCTGGGCCGACCTCGTGCCGCAGCTGGAGCTGCCGGACCCGGCCGCTCCGCAGCCGGAGGACGGGGCGATGCTGTGGGGCGACGGTTTCGAGATCGAGACCGTGCTGAACTGCCGGGTGGCCGCGGCCGATCTGAAGATCACCGAGGTGCCGTCGGTCGAGCGTGAGCGCATGTTCGGCGAGACGAACCTGCGGACCTTCGCGGACGGCACCCGGGTACTGCGTACCCTGATGTCCGAGCACCGCCGCATGGAGCAGCGCCGCAAGGCGTCGGGCTACGCCCGCTGA
- a CDS encoding DUF6802 family protein — protein MAAGLAAPWWATVRVPRSAVRSEDLLGTGSAVPVRGPGARDTDGDGRADVLLVDGPYATTRWTDTDGDGLADQVLTLDLPDPP, from the coding sequence GTGGCCGCGGGCCTCGCGGCGCCGTGGTGGGCGACGGTCCGGGTGCCGCGCTCCGCCGTGCGGTCCGAGGACCTGCTGGGAACGGGCTCCGCCGTCCCGGTGCGCGGGCCGGGGGCGCGCGACACCGACGGCGACGGCCGGGCCGACGTCCTCCTCGTCGACGGTCCGTACGCGACCACCCGCTGGACCGACACCGACGGCGACGGACTCGCCGACCAGGTGCTCACCCTGGACCTGCCGGACCCGCCCTGA
- a CDS encoding TetR/AcrR family transcriptional regulator codes for MAERRNAAGSARDRVLDAYETVLVEQGPGGTTLDAVAAVAEVSKGGLLYHFNSKESLAAGLLDRLRERSATDAELMRTDPGGAVSYYLRTSVPGGGSPVGLTRTYLATLRIADGGAAGDAARDALATVDADGLAALRTEIDDPVVAWLVQLVGDGLYLRTLTGAPLTGDVSPAELHDTLQSLLAARPRTG; via the coding sequence ATGGCCGAGCGGCGGAACGCAGCAGGATCGGCCCGCGACCGCGTGCTCGACGCGTACGAGACGGTGCTGGTCGAGCAGGGGCCGGGCGGGACGACGCTGGACGCCGTCGCCGCGGTCGCCGAGGTCTCCAAGGGCGGCCTGCTCTACCACTTCAACTCGAAGGAGTCCCTCGCCGCCGGGCTGCTGGACCGGCTGCGGGAGCGCAGCGCCACCGACGCGGAGCTGATGCGCACCGACCCCGGCGGCGCCGTGTCCTACTACCTGCGGACCTCGGTGCCCGGCGGGGGCTCGCCGGTCGGCCTGACCCGCACGTACCTGGCGACGCTCCGGATCGCCGACGGGGGCGCGGCCGGTGACGCCGCCCGGGACGCCCTCGCCACGGTCGACGCCGACGGCCTGGCCGCCCTGCGCACGGAGATCGACGACCCGGTCGTGGCCTGGCTCGTCCAGCTCGTCGGCGACGGCCTCTACCTGCGCACCCTCACCGGCGCCCCGCTGACCGGCGACGTCTCGCCGGCCGAGCTGCACGACACCCTGCAGTCCCTGCTCGCGGCGCGGCCCCGGACGGGGTGA
- a CDS encoding MFS transporter gives MSRPELTNRAAGTDLPGPRAWLALAVLAIPTLLVSIDNTVLGVALPELTAALRPDATTLLWVVDVYPLVLAGLLVTMGTLGDRIGRRRLLLIGVAGFGLVSLLAAFATSAGQLVAARALLGVFGAMLMPATLALIRTVFVDRARRRLALAIWATGFAAGAALGPIVGGLLLEHFWWGSIFAMSVPPMAVLLLVAPVLLPESRAAAPGRPDPVGVVLSLLAMGPLVLAIKLAGSGDAAGALLALVVGAGAGVAFAAHSRRRVRRGLDPLIDLELFSRPVLRYSALANATTMFGLTGLLFFAAQYLQLVLGSSPLQAGLLLLPGFVVTTIAGLLAARLARRFPLHGLVATGLALVLAGFVLVLFVRVDSAVALLMTAAVLIGAGIGLSETVTNDAILAAAPPEKAGAASAVSETAYEVGAVLGTALVGGVLSAVYRAGVVLPDGAPAAAGETIGAAVSAAAGLPSGPAAELVASARTAFVAGVDVAAGVAAVAVAVVLVAAGTGLRRAHRAVLAAGVAGMDPAASHAVSGRR, from the coding sequence ATGTCACGGCCCGAGCTGACGAACCGGGCGGCCGGGACGGACCTGCCCGGTCCGCGTGCCTGGCTCGCACTGGCGGTGCTGGCGATCCCGACCCTGCTGGTCTCGATCGACAACACGGTGCTGGGCGTGGCGCTGCCCGAGCTGACCGCGGCCCTGCGGCCGGACGCCACGACCCTGCTCTGGGTGGTCGACGTCTACCCGCTGGTGCTGGCCGGCCTGCTCGTCACCATGGGCACCCTCGGCGACCGGATCGGCCGCCGCAGGCTGCTCCTGATCGGTGTCGCCGGGTTCGGGCTGGTGTCGCTGCTCGCGGCGTTCGCCACCTCGGCCGGGCAGCTGGTCGCGGCCCGTGCGCTGCTCGGCGTCTTCGGGGCGATGCTCATGCCCGCGACGCTCGCCCTGATCCGGACGGTGTTCGTCGACCGCGCCCGGCGCCGGCTCGCGCTCGCGATCTGGGCCACCGGCTTCGCCGCCGGTGCGGCGCTGGGCCCGATCGTCGGCGGGCTGCTGCTGGAGCACTTCTGGTGGGGCTCGATCTTCGCGATGAGCGTGCCGCCGATGGCCGTGCTGCTCCTCGTCGCACCGGTCCTGCTGCCGGAGTCCCGGGCCGCGGCGCCGGGGCGGCCGGACCCGGTCGGCGTCGTGCTGTCGCTGCTGGCGATGGGGCCGCTGGTCCTGGCGATCAAGCTGGCCGGCTCCGGTGACGCGGCCGGGGCGCTGCTCGCGCTCGTGGTCGGTGCCGGTGCCGGGGTGGCGTTCGCCGCGCACTCGCGGCGCCGGGTGCGCCGCGGGCTCGACCCGCTGATCGATCTCGAGCTGTTCTCCCGGCCGGTGCTGCGCTACAGCGCGCTGGCCAACGCGACGACCATGTTCGGCCTGACCGGGCTGCTGTTCTTCGCCGCCCAGTACCTGCAGCTCGTGCTGGGGTCCTCGCCGCTGCAGGCCGGCCTGCTGCTGCTCCCCGGTTTCGTGGTGACGACGATCGCCGGGCTGCTCGCGGCCCGGCTGGCCAGGCGGTTCCCGCTGCACGGCCTGGTCGCCACCGGGCTGGCACTGGTCCTCGCCGGGTTCGTGCTGGTCCTGTTCGTCCGGGTGGACTCGGCGGTGGCCCTGCTGATGACGGCCGCGGTCCTGATCGGCGCCGGGATCGGACTGTCCGAGACCGTCACCAACGACGCGATCCTGGCCGCGGCGCCGCCAGAGAAGGCCGGCGCCGCCTCGGCGGTGTCCGAGACGGCCTACGAGGTCGGCGCCGTGCTCGGCACCGCGCTGGTCGGCGGCGTGCTCTCCGCCGTCTACCGGGCGGGTGTCGTCCTCCCGGACGGGGCGCCGGCCGCGGCCGGGGAGACCATCGGCGCGGCCGTGAGCGCGGCGGCCGGTCTGCCGTCCGGGCCCGCGGCCGAGCTCGTCGCGTCCGCCCGCACGGCGTTCGTGGCCGGGGTCGACGTCGCGGCCGGGGTCGCGGCCGTCGCGGTCGCCGTGGTCCTGGTGGCCGCCGGAACCGGTCTGCGGCGGGCGCACCGCGCCGTGCTGGCGGCCGGGGTCGCCGGCATGGACCCGGCGGCGTCGCACGCGGTGAGCGGCCGGCGGTGA